Genomic segment of Psychrobacter sanguinis:
CGTTTCTTTCACCTTATCTTTCATTAATACCAAGGAGCTCGAGATGGACGCAGTGTCTAATATCGATTCAAGAACCAATTCGAAAAACTTCAATGACTATAAAGTAGCTGACATTAGCTTAGCAGACTATGGTCGCCGTGAAATCTCATTAGCTGAAGCTGAAATGCCAGCCTTAATGGGCTTACGTAAACGCTATAGCGAAACACAGCCTTTAGCGGGTGCTAAAATTCTGGGTTGTATTCATATGACTATCCAGACCGCTGTACTGATTGAAACCCTAGTAGCTCTAGGTGCTGAAGTACGCTGGACCTCATGTAATATCTTCTCTACCCAAGATCATGCTGCTGCTGCTATTGCTGCTAGCGGTGTTCCAGTGTTTGCATGGAAAGGCGAAACTGAAGAAGAGTATGAGTGGTGCTTACGTCAACAGTTGTTTGTCGGTGGCGAAGGAAATGGTCAACTTTGGGACGCCAACTTAATTTTAGATGACGGCGGTGATTTAACCGCTCTTATCCATAATGACTACCCACAAATGTTAGAAACCATTAATGGTATTTCAGAAGAAACTACCACCGGTGTTCATCGCTTAATCGATATGCTTAATAAAGGGACTCTAAAAGTACCTGCTATTAACGTAAATGATGCCGTTACTAAATCTAAAAACGACAACAAGTATGGTTGCCGTCACAGCTTAAACGATGCCATCAAACGTGCTACTGACATGCTACTTGCTGGCCGCCGTGCGCTAGTAATCGGTTATGGTGATGTGGGTAAAGGCTCAGCACAAAGCTTACGTCAAGAAGGTATGATTGTTCGCGTATCAGAAGTTGATCCAATTTGTGCTATGCAAGCCTGTATGGATGGCTACGAGCTAGTATCTCCTTATATCGATGGCAAAAATGCTAACTCAGCAGAAGGTATCAACACTCGCCTATTACAAGATACTGACTTAATCGTTACTACTACTGGTAACTACCATGTTTGTGACAAACATATGCTTGCTGCCTTAAAGTCAGGTGCTGTAGTTTGTAACATTGGTCACTTCGATACTGAAATCGATACACAGTTTATGCGTGATACTTGGAAATGGGTAGAAATCAAACCACAAGTTCATCAAGTATATCGTTCAGAAAATGAAGGCGATTATCTAATCTTATTGGCCGAAGGCCGTTTGGTAAACCTAGGCAATGCCACAGGTCATCCGTCACGCGTTATGGATGGTTCATTTGCTAACCAAGTGTTGGCACAAATGTACCTTCATGAAGAAAAATTCTCAGAATTACCTTCTGATGAACGTGCTAATGGTCTATATGTCAAAGTACTACCGAAGAAACTTGATGAAGAAGTAGCCGCAGCAATGGTTGCCGGCTTCAGCGGTGTTATGACCCAACTAACGCCAGAACAAGCAGAATATCTAGGCGTTCCTGTTGAAGGTCCATTCAAGCCTGATGACTATAAGTATTAATTAATAAATATGAATTAATAAGTACTAGGTTATAAACAAGTACTAAAGTTCATAGCGTACTAAAGTTAATACTTTTTAGTATTTAACTTTAGCGGTTAAACTTATTATAGTATCTGCTGATTATATTAAAGGCTGAGGAATCAATTTGATTTCTCAGCCTCTTATTAGGGCCGTATATATTTTTCATCAAGGAACGAATATGAATAAACCCAATTTCTCATTTGAGTTTTTCCCTACCAAAACTGATGACGGCGTGACCAAATTATGCCAAACCTTTGATACCTTAAATGAGCTGTCACCTGCTTACTTTTCGGTAACTTATGGCGCTGGTGGTACGACTCGTCAACGCACGATAGGTATTGTTGAAACGTTGCACAATCGTGCCAACACCCCGATTGCTCCCCATATCTCTTGTATTGGGGATGATAAATCAGTAATCGGAGAGCTATTGGAACACTACAAATCAATCGGTATTAATCGCATTGTGGCATTGCGTGGTGATCTACCTTCCGGCCAAGTGGGCATGGGTGAATTACCCTTCGCCGTAGATTTAGTGCGTTTTATTCGTGAGCACACTGGCGACCACTTCCATATTGAAGTTGCGGCTTATCCTGAGATGCACCCTCAAGCGCGTAGCTTTGATGCTGATATCCAAAACTTAATTAATAAGTTTCAAGCCGGCGCCAACTCTGCCATTACTCAGTTTTTCTATAATGCTGAAAGCTATTTATATTTACGTGATGCATTGGAGAAACGCGGGATTGACACCACTGAACATCGCTTAATTGCGGGCATTATGCCGATTATCAATTCAAGCAACTTGATTCGCTTCGCTGACAGTTGTGGGGCTGATATCCCCCGCTATATTCGTAAGCAGTTGGCAGATTATGGCGATGACAGCAAATCAATTCGTGAATTTGGCTTTGAAGTAGTACATCGTCTATGTGAAATATTAATTGCTGAAGGCGTACCAGCGCTTCATTTCTATAGCATGAACCGTGTCGAACCCAATAAGCGCCTAGTTGAATCTTTAGGACTTACCTCTCACAGCACACAGGCTTAATCGCATGCGTCGTTTTTTCTTTAATCCGAACTCAAGTGTATTGAGTTCGGACTCTATTAATTACTCAAATACAACCCACAGCACTGGCAATGAAGGACTGATGACCCTGAGCCAACAGCCGCTAGGTAGCATCCTTACCCTAACCGAGGATATTTATCATCATTGGTGCCGTGTGCTACGTGCCAAAGTAGGCGAACAAAGTCTAATCTTTGATGGTTTAGGCGGTCAGAGCATCGTAGAGCTTGAGTCAATTGACAAAAAATCCGCTCAAGTCCGTATCGTTGCTCATGATACTGACGATAATACGACAGCTTATTACAGTGCCATTGCTATCGTCATGAGTCGCGGTGATAGAATGGACTATGCCATTCAGAAAGCTACCGAATTAGGCGCTACAGCCATTCAGTTACTCACTAGCCAGCACGGTGAGGTAAGATTAAAAGCCAATCAAGTCGACAAAAAGCTCAATCACTGGCAACAAGTGGCCCTATCTGCTTGTGAACAATGTGGGCTTAATCGTCCCCCTTTGGTAATGTCACCGGTGTCTATTGAACAGTGCATACAACAACAAGGCGGTGAACCGCACAGTGACGTAAGCTATTTGGCAAATGACACTTATTATCAACAGTATTTTAATCAGCCCACCCTGCCCTTAGTGTTGGCCGTGCCCAGCCAACAAGAAAAACAGCAATTGGACATTAATGCCTCGATTAAGCGACATTTTGCTCAAGCGTTACAGACCCCATCTAAACCTAGATTTGATATCCTAATCGGCGCAGAAGGTGGATTGTCAGAATCAGAATATAGTCAAGCACGTGACAGCGACTATCTGCCTTGGCAACTGGGCAACCGAGTATTACGTACCGAGACAGCACCCGTGGTTGCTTTAGCCACTCTCATGTATATTAGCGAAAATTTCTAACCCGTTATTCACCCATAAATCTTCTGTACTGAATCTGTTTTTTGGTTCTCTATTATCTAACTTATATTGAATTATAATTGGCCGGCACGAGATAAATTTGTGCCGGCTTTTTGACTTTCAGAAGACGATAGTAAAAATATAAAAAACG
This window contains:
- a CDS encoding 16S rRNA (uracil(1498)-N(3))-methyltransferase translates to MRRFFFNPNSSVLSSDSINYSNTTHSTGNEGLMTLSQQPLGSILTLTEDIYHHWCRVLRAKVGEQSLIFDGLGGQSIVELESIDKKSAQVRIVAHDTDDNTTAYYSAIAIVMSRGDRMDYAIQKATELGATAIQLLTSQHGEVRLKANQVDKKLNHWQQVALSACEQCGLNRPPLVMSPVSIEQCIQQQGGEPHSDVSYLANDTYYQQYFNQPTLPLVLAVPSQQEKQQLDINASIKRHFAQALQTPSKPRFDILIGAEGGLSESEYSQARDSDYLPWQLGNRVLRTETAPVVALATLMYISENF
- the metF gene encoding methylenetetrahydrofolate reductase [NAD(P)H] → MNKPNFSFEFFPTKTDDGVTKLCQTFDTLNELSPAYFSVTYGAGGTTRQRTIGIVETLHNRANTPIAPHISCIGDDKSVIGELLEHYKSIGINRIVALRGDLPSGQVGMGELPFAVDLVRFIREHTGDHFHIEVAAYPEMHPQARSFDADIQNLINKFQAGANSAITQFFYNAESYLYLRDALEKRGIDTTEHRLIAGIMPIINSSNLIRFADSCGADIPRYIRKQLADYGDDSKSIREFGFEVVHRLCEILIAEGVPALHFYSMNRVEPNKRLVESLGLTSHSTQA
- the ahcY gene encoding adenosylhomocysteinase yields the protein MDAVSNIDSRTNSKNFNDYKVADISLADYGRREISLAEAEMPALMGLRKRYSETQPLAGAKILGCIHMTIQTAVLIETLVALGAEVRWTSCNIFSTQDHAAAAIAASGVPVFAWKGETEEEYEWCLRQQLFVGGEGNGQLWDANLILDDGGDLTALIHNDYPQMLETINGISEETTTGVHRLIDMLNKGTLKVPAINVNDAVTKSKNDNKYGCRHSLNDAIKRATDMLLAGRRALVIGYGDVGKGSAQSLRQEGMIVRVSEVDPICAMQACMDGYELVSPYIDGKNANSAEGINTRLLQDTDLIVTTTGNYHVCDKHMLAALKSGAVVCNIGHFDTEIDTQFMRDTWKWVEIKPQVHQVYRSENEGDYLILLAEGRLVNLGNATGHPSRVMDGSFANQVLAQMYLHEEKFSELPSDERANGLYVKVLPKKLDEEVAAAMVAGFSGVMTQLTPEQAEYLGVPVEGPFKPDDYKY